From Triticum aestivum cultivar Chinese Spring chromosome 4A, IWGSC CS RefSeq v2.1, whole genome shotgun sequence, a single genomic window includes:
- the LOC123081617 gene encoding potassium/sodium hyperpolarization-activated cyclic nucleotide-gated channel 2, which translates to MPPRRSPASAAEPGRACSASSCRPAPAPLTGLYAASRPPRSSPPTPAPGCGRAPPVAPAPRHAAPQSRPPCRAPRPAVRRATPAALPPGHAPSSTLLVFRTVAGQRGGALRRGSPQRRRRRGPRLASAQAAPEEQPSAGPPAWFPAAEMTTRRVFPLLADETAAGSGDRRSGCSRGLPLPYPLQAVGLGRL; encoded by the coding sequence ATGCCCCCGCGCCGCTCACCGGCCTCCGCGGCCGAGCCTGGCCGTGCCTGCTCCGCCTCGTCTTGCCGCCCGGCCCCCGCGCCGCTCACCGGCCTCTACGCCGCGTCCCGGCCTCCGCGGTCAAGCCCGCCCACTCCCGCTCCAGGCTGTGGCCGCGCCCCGCCCGTGGCGCCTGCACCGCGCCACGCCGCACCCCAATCCCGGCCGCCATGCCGAGCCCCGCGCCCGGCCGTGCGCCGCGCTACGCCGGCCGCCCTGCCGCCAGGCCACGCGCCCTCTAGCACGCTCTTGGTCTTCCGAACTGTGGCTGGGCAACGCGGCGGCGCCCTCCGGCGTGGCTCCCCGcagcggcgacggcgacgcggcCCTCGGCTCGCATCCGCGCAGGCGGCGCCCGAGGAACAGCCCTCGGCTGGCCCTCCGGCGTGGTTCCCTGCAGCGGAGATGACGACTCGCCGGGTTTTCCCGCTCCTCgctgatgagacggccgccggcagCGGGGATCGGAGGAGCGGTTGCTCCCGAGGTCTCCCCCTGCCTTATCCACTCCAGGCGGTGGGGCTGGGCCGCCTGTAA